The following coding sequences lie in one Gammaproteobacteria bacterium genomic window:
- a CDS encoding phosphoenolpyruvate carboxylase produces LKIGSRPARRTGSMTLDDLRAIPWVFAWSQNRMVIPGWYGVGTALEQIVAVRGDLGQEALRRMFAESRLFRLIIDETEKTLPLVDLDIARAYAELVPDEELRMRVFSMVKDEYDRTIKMVMEVTGTSEVCARFPRFRESLERRLDTINQVSHQQVKLIKRFRGIDKEDPARQEYLISLLLSFNCVAAGLGWTG; encoded by the coding sequence CTCAAGATTGGCTCTCGCCCCGCGCGCCGCACCGGTTCCATGACTCTGGATGACCTGCGCGCGATTCCCTGGGTGTTCGCCTGGAGCCAGAACCGCATGGTGATTCCGGGCTGGTACGGCGTCGGCACCGCGCTGGAACAGATCGTCGCGGTGCGCGGTGACCTGGGTCAGGAAGCATTACGCCGCATGTTTGCCGAGTCGCGCCTGTTCCGGCTCATTATCGACGAGACCGAAAAAACCCTGCCGCTGGTCGATCTGGACATCGCGCGCGCTTACGCCGAACTGGTGCCGGATGAAGAACTCCGGATGCGCGTCTTCAGTATGGTGAAAGACGAGTACGACCGCACGATAAAAATGGTGATGGAGGTGACCGGCACCAGCGAGGTGTGCGCGCGTTTCCCGCGGTTCCGCGAGAGTCTCGAACGGCGGCTGGACACCATCAATCAGGTCAGTCATCAGCAGGTCAAGCTTATCAAGCGTTTCCGCGGCATCGACAAGGAGGACCCGGCGCGGCAGGAATACCTGATCTCGCTGCTGTTATCCTTCAACTGCGTCGCCGCAGGTCTGGGCTGGACGGGTTGA